The genomic segment GTTTCAAAACCCCACCCACTATTGCCGTCACAGTCTTACCATTAACAGTTATGGTTAGTAACTGACCCGGGTAAATTATCTCCTGGCCAGTGTTAGTGAACGCAACATCATAACCCACCAGAACAACGCCAGTTTGTAGAATTGGGTTACCGCTGATTAATGCGTCACTAAGGGATGTGACACCATACATTTGCATTAACTCATCCACCGTGACTCCGACTAATTGAACACGTTGAGGATGACCATTAACATTTATGCTACCTGAGGCCTCAAGCAAAGGCTCCACACTACTAACGTGTGGTAGTGATGATACTGTGGCTAGGTCGGTTAAGGTTAATTGCGCCGAGCCACTTGGGAATAGAACAATAGTGTTAACCCCAAACACGCTCTCAAAGAAGCCAGTGGTTAGTGACTTAAAACCCTGACCGGCACCAACAGCTAGGCCTAGGGCTATTATTGCTATAACTATGCCCGCAATAGCCCCAATAGTCCTACCTCTCCTCTCCCATAATGCCCTCCAGGCTAAGTTAAGGTAATCAATGACCCTCACTACCACCACCCCTCCTCCTTAAGGCAAGTACAACCACGGCAACTACAATAATCACCACCACCGCAATTGTGATGTAGGTTACTAACCCATACCTACTACCACTTACTCTACTAGCCGTGGTTGTGAAGACCCTTGTGAAGAACCTACCACTACTATTGCTACCTGGGAAGCCAGCGAACCTGGTTGAATTCCCAAACACCCTAATCGGCACACTGTAGTAAATCCTGTGAAGCTGCCCATACTGATCAGTGAATGTGATTATGAAGATTATTGAACCGTTAAGCGGCCTAACTGGTAGCACTGTGAAGGCAACATTACTTAGTGACTGGGATCCAAGTGAACCGAGGTAAATACTCCTACCACTAATGGCTTCTAATCCGGGACTGGTTAGCATTGTTACGTTCAGGTTATTTGCAGTTACTGGACCTGAGTTAACTAGTGTTAATGATATTGATACATCAGTACCCACCGTGGCTACTGTTGGTGCAATGGTGTAACCAGTTATTAGGATTTGCGGTAACCCAGCAACACTCATGGTTATTTGGCCCTCAACATTACCCTCACCACCAGCGTAACTGTACATTAGGGTGTAGCTTAGTGAGACTGAGCTTGATGATGATGGTATGGCTGCAGGTACCGTTAAGTAGTAGGTTCCCCCGGCCCCAACTTCATTAATATGATACTCAGTATTAGTAATAGACATGCCGTTCACTGAATTGAAGATTAGCGTTAAATTGTAGAGTGGTACTGGTTCATTATTACGTATACCTAGTATTAACTTACCTAAACCAGCATTGAGGGTTGAGTTAAGTGGATAAACCACGGCTATGACACTGGGTGCACTTGACACCCCTAGGTTTAATTCACCATTAACGTTACTTACGTACTTGCCTACGCCGTATGTTAAAACATAGTTAATCACCACTGAGCCCGCTGATAAAGGTACCATTAACGGTACAGTAACCATGCGTGCACTATACGGTTGTATTTCACCAATGTTAAAACTAGTCACTAGTGGATACGCCCCCTGTGCTGAGGTTATTGTGAAGGTGACGTTACTTAGGCTTGATCCTAAATTATTCCTGATAACGATGGGTATTGTCTCATTACCAATACCTATGGTTGAGTTAAGTGGGTAAACAGTTAATATTGACTGGGGGCTAATTACGTTGACTGGTAATGACCCAGTTATGCTTCCACCATATGTGCTTGGTGTTAGGTAGTAGTAGAGTGTGTAGCTAATGGTTGCCGTGCCTGTTGTTGATGGGGTCATTACGGGTACTGAAATATAGTATGAACCACCTGGGGGTAGTTCAGGTATATTATACTCACTGCCACCTAAACTTAACCCACCTGCGGAGTTAAACACTAGGCTAACATTGTATAATGTCACTGAGGCTGAGTTAAGTACACGAAGCGTTAATTCCCCTAATCCAGGGCTTATTGTTGAGTTAAGGAGTAGTACTGATAATGGGTTAGCCACACCATAGATGCTTAAGGTGAGTGAACCTTCTCCACTGCTTACGTAACCGTTAGGTAACTGGAATGATAATACGTAACTTATTGAGGCGGTTGTGGCGGATAATGGTACAACCACCGGTACAGTGAGGGTTAAGTAACCGCCACTGGGTATGCTTGATACCATTATTGTACTATTACCCCTTAGTATCAATCCCTGTGTTGAAACCAGTTGAATAGTCACATTATACAGTGTTACCGGGTTTAGATTACGTACACCTATCTCAAGAATCCCAGGCCCTGGACTAAGCGTGGAGTTAAGTGGATATACGGTAACTTGGCTTGCTGACACTGATAAGGTACTCATACTTATTGTTGAGGAGCCTGATACTGAATCACCGCTTTGAGTTATGCCACTGTAGGTTATGGTTAATGTCACTGAGGCAGTTGAAGTGGGTACTACGTTAATCATTAATGGTAGTGATTCACCGGGATTAAGGTAATTAATTACAGTTGATACTCCACTGGGGCTTAGGTAGGCTCCATTGGCCTGAATTGAAATAGCCATATTGTATATTGGTCCGCTTCCATTATTTGTTACAGTTAATGTGATTGGGTTGATTGAACCATATATTAAGTAGCCTTGATTAACGTTAATGTCAATATTCGGTTCACCGTATATCACTATAGGTAATGTTATGCTTGTTGAACCTGAACCACCAGCATTAACGTATGATGATGTTAATTGAGAGTACTTGGATTCTCCACCCCAGTTAACGTTAAGGTTTGCCTGACAATTAATGGGTAATGAACCATTTATAAGGTAAGTTAAGGTTAATTCCTGTTGGGGACTAATCCAATCAATGAATATTGAGCCTGGTGAAACAGTGTAATTACCGCATGAGAGGGTTGGTTGTAATTGGAAGTAGACATCATATAAGTAGTAGCCACCAGTGTACTCTACGGTTAACGTTAACTTAGAGACGCCAACGGGTGTTAGTGATGGCGTGGCTTGTTCATTTAATATAACGAAGGGTGGTGGGGTGTTTTGAGCGTAGGTTACCTTAAGGAAACCCACTAGGGCTAGTAGGCTTACCGCCACCATTATTGTAGTTAACTTTACTTCACTTACTGAGGTTTTCGATAACGGGTTCATACGATATCGGCAATCTATAAACCTTATAAACCATACTCACCAGTTATATGTACTAGTTTAAATACCCTAGAAGTATGCGAATTAACCATGGCGTTCATTGAGTGTAGGGATGTTTGGAAGTACTACGGCGATTACCCAGCCTTAAGGGAAGTTGATTTAACAATCAATGAGGGTGAATTCCACTGCGTAATCGGACCCAGTGGTAGTGGTAAAACCACATTACTAAGCCTAATAGGTGGTCTTGATAGGGTTAGTAAAGGTTATTTGAGGGTGGGGTCTTATGAGCTTCATAATCTCGGTGATAGTGAACTAGATGAATACAGGAATAAGTACGTTGGCTTCGTCTTTCAATTATTCTACCTAATACCACGCATGAATGTTGTTGAGAACGTTGAATTACCATTAATAGCCAGGGGAGTTGGTTTAAGGGAGAGGAGGAAGCTGGCTCTTGAGGCGCTTGAGGCTGTGGGTATGAGGGATAAGGCCTACAGGAAGCCAAGTCAATTAAGTGGTGGTGAACAGCAGAGGGTCGCTATTGCAAGGGCTATTGTAACTCGACCAAGGCTACTCCTTGCTGATGAACCAACAGGTAACCTTGATAGCAAGTCAGCTGTTAATGTAATGGAGATCTTCAGGAGGCTTAACCATGAGTTAGGAATGACTATAATAATGGTTACTCACAACCTTGAGCTAATTAGGTACTGTCACAGGGTCTCAAGGATAAGCGACGGTAGAATAACCAGAACCTACAGTGTCTCTGAGGCCAAGAACTACGATGAGTTAATTAGAGAATTAGCTGAGTGATTCTTAAGTGTTTATGGGAATTAAGGCATGTTCCCATGTAATTAATGATTTAGGGAATGGTTTAATAACCTAAGCCTAAGCTTAATGCGATGAAGATTGGGTTAATAGTATCTAGGGTTGATGAAGCCTCCATAGGTATTTGGAGCATGCTTAAAGGCATGGTTAAGTTCAAGGAGATTAACACTAATGAGTATTCATCAGACCTAGCCCTAGCCTTAGTCTCAGATAAGGATATAGTGTACGTTGATGAGGCTGATGAATGGGCTAGGGTTAATGACATAGATTTATTATTATTCCTAAGTAGGCATGAGATGAAGAATCCTAAACCACTTATAACATTCCACACCCCGGGCAACTGGACTAATGACGTTGAGTTAGGTGGTAAACCGGGTCAAGTAGCCATTAGTGAACCAAGGGTACTCACTAACCTGTTTAGGGAAGCGTATAGGAGGATTGGGGAGTTAAACGGCTACTCAGTTACCCTGGAGGCTACTCATCACGGTCCCTTTGTTGATAAACCAGTAGTTTTCGTAGAAATCGGCTCCACAAGCAATGAGTGGAGGGATCCTAAGGCTCAGGAATTCCTGGCGTCACTGGTTTTTGACCTCCTTAACAACACTGATAAGTATATTAATGATGGTAAGGATGCCGCAGTATCAATAGGTGACCTACACTACACAACACTGGTTAACCACATAATTAATGGTGAATATGATGTAGGCCACATGGTACCTAAGTACATTAAACCCACACCCACAATTATTAAGATGGCTGTTGAACGCAACACCGTTAGACCGAGGATAGGTATAATACACTGGAAGTCGCTGGATGCTGAATCAAGGGTGATGTCGGAGAAGGAGCTTAGTAATCTTGGGTTAACTGTGATTAAGAGGAGGTAAACATGCCCAGG from the Caldivirga maquilingensis IC-167 genome contains:
- a CDS encoding ABC transporter ATP-binding protein, which codes for MAFIECRDVWKYYGDYPALREVDLTINEGEFHCVIGPSGSGKTTLLSLIGGLDRVSKGYLRVGSYELHNLGDSELDEYRNKYVGFVFQLFYLIPRMNVVENVELPLIARGVGLRERRKLALEALEAVGMRDKAYRKPSQLSGGEQQRVAIARAIVTRPRLLLADEPTGNLDSKSAVNVMEIFRRLNHELGMTIIMVTHNLELIRYCHRVSRISDGRITRTYSVSEAKNYDELIRELAE
- a CDS encoding D-aminoacyl-tRNA deacylase, with amino-acid sequence MKIGLIVSRVDEASIGIWSMLKGMVKFKEINTNEYSSDLALALVSDKDIVYVDEADEWARVNDIDLLLFLSRHEMKNPKPLITFHTPGNWTNDVELGGKPGQVAISEPRVLTNLFREAYRRIGELNGYSVTLEATHHGPFVDKPVVFVEIGSTSNEWRDPKAQEFLASLVFDLLNNTDKYINDGKDAAVSIGDLHYTTLVNHIINGEYDVGHMVPKYIKPTPTIIKMAVERNTVRPRIGIIHWKSLDAESRVMSEKELSNLGLTVIKRR